A part of Paraliobacillus zengyii genomic DNA contains:
- a CDS encoding ROK family transcriptional regulator has product MNQTWNQHVVKKENKTLVLETIKTNTPISRARVAQLTGLNKGTVSSLVSELIDGNIIEESGPGESSGGRRPVMLLFNHLAGYSIAIDLGVNYILGLLTDLNGNIICEQRVHFQDKTFEHVMQRLFEIIEDLQQAAPESHYGVVGIGIGVPGVVSNDGELLLAPNLGWKRIHLLNVLEERFHLPIVIENEANAGAYGEKVFGVGQDFSNMVYCSIGTGIGVGLILEEKLYKGFNGFSGELGHMTIEKDGIPCRCGNKGCWERYASESALLEKALKLGLIEKNDVTPIQTLVALADNGLVEAIDLFTEIGEYIGVGLTNSINIFNPQAVIIGNQMAVTEKWIRPALERYIKNHAIGFHQEDLKIKFSSLTSHSTAYGMAAFTIEAFSIRFNNTISN; this is encoded by the coding sequence ATGAATCAAACATGGAACCAGCATGTTGTCAAAAAGGAAAATAAGACACTTGTGCTTGAAACAATTAAAACGAATACACCCATTTCACGTGCTCGTGTCGCCCAACTTACTGGATTAAACAAAGGAACAGTATCCTCTCTTGTAAGTGAACTAATCGATGGAAATATTATTGAGGAGTCAGGACCAGGAGAATCCAGCGGCGGTAGACGACCTGTTATGCTTTTATTTAATCATCTTGCAGGCTATTCGATCGCAATTGATCTAGGTGTAAATTACATATTAGGCTTGTTAACTGATTTGAATGGAAATATCATTTGCGAACAGCGTGTTCATTTTCAAGATAAGACATTTGAACATGTCATGCAGCGTTTATTTGAAATAATAGAAGATCTTCAACAGGCTGCACCAGAAAGTCACTATGGTGTGGTCGGCATCGGCATCGGTGTTCCTGGCGTTGTAAGTAATGATGGTGAATTGCTACTAGCTCCAAACCTCGGATGGAAAAGAATTCATTTGTTAAACGTACTAGAGGAACGTTTTCATTTACCAATTGTGATAGAAAATGAAGCAAATGCTGGTGCATATGGTGAAAAGGTGTTTGGGGTAGGTCAAGATTTTAGTAATATGGTTTATTGTAGTATTGGAACTGGTATTGGTGTCGGGCTGATTTTAGAAGAAAAACTCTATAAAGGATTTAATGGTTTCTCTGGAGAACTTGGACATATGACGATCGAAAAAGATGGCATTCCTTGTCGTTGTGGGAACAAAGGTTGTTGGGAGCGTTATGCATCTGAAAGTGCCTTACTTGAAAAAGCTCTTAAGTTAGGATTAATTGAAAAAAATGACGTCACACCAATTCAAACGCTCGTTGCGCTAGCTGATAATGGTTTAGTTGAAGCAATTGATTTATTTACAGAGATTGGGGAATATATAGGTGTTGGATTAACAAACAGCATTAATATCTTTAATCCTCAAGCAGTAATTATCGGTAACCAAATGGCTGTAACCGAAAAATGGATTCGTCCTGCGCTTGAAAGGTATATCAAGAATCATGCGATTGGTTTTCATCAAGAAGACTTAAAAATTAAATTCTCAAGTCTTACCTCTCATTCAACTGCTTATGGCATGGCAGCTTTTACGATTGAGGCATTTTCTATTCGCTTTAATAATACTATTTCAAATTGA
- a CDS encoding nuclease-related domain-containing protein produces the protein MIIRPPVKNPLLKQLEVLLPRLDRSNPNYEKLDNLLGRETAGYFGETSLDYYFNLTNIKETLLLYGLRLPAEANAFQIDALLLTRSICFIIEAKNMKGTITFNQNDQMIRTLDQISETFRNPEIQADVQKRQLREFLAKSGFPAIPIHPIVTFTHPRVILQSDQKYDDILTNERLPNRINAVKSAHAKVVYQKRQLDKLAHFLNKKHQANHYSVVERYQIPDQRIRKGVWCQSCQSNGLRNIMHRIKRYWYCPICHEKNNTAHIQALREYAQLFGTSITNKQARQFLGLESESATKRILANLELSSTGKTKGRVYYLDRLLE, from the coding sequence TTGATCATTCGTCCCCCTGTAAAGAACCCCTTACTTAAGCAACTAGAAGTACTCCTCCCTCGGCTCGACCGTTCCAATCCTAATTATGAAAAGCTCGATAATCTCCTTGGCAGAGAGACTGCTGGCTATTTTGGTGAAACATCATTAGACTATTACTTTAATTTAACGAATATAAAGGAAACATTACTTTTATATGGATTACGATTACCAGCTGAAGCTAATGCATTCCAGATTGATGCACTACTCTTAACACGTTCCATTTGTTTTATCATTGAAGCGAAGAATATGAAAGGGACGATTACCTTTAATCAAAACGACCAGATGATTCGGACCCTCGATCAAATTTCAGAGACATTCCGTAATCCAGAAATTCAAGCAGATGTGCAGAAAAGGCAACTGAGGGAATTTTTGGCGAAGTCTGGATTTCCTGCAATTCCAATTCACCCAATCGTGACATTTACCCATCCGCGGGTTATTCTTCAATCCGACCAGAAATATGATGATATCCTCACTAACGAACGACTACCCAATCGAATTAATGCTGTTAAAAGCGCGCATGCAAAAGTAGTTTATCAAAAAAGACAACTCGATAAACTAGCACACTTCCTAAATAAAAAGCATCAAGCTAACCATTATTCTGTAGTCGAAAGATATCAGATACCAGACCAAAGAATTCGTAAAGGCGTATGGTGTCAAAGTTGCCAATCTAATGGATTAAGAAATATAATGCACCGCATAAAACGCTACTGGTACTGCCCAATTTGCCACGAAAAAAATAATACAGCCCATATCCAAGCACTACGCGAATATGCGCAACTATTTGGAACTTCTATTACAAATAAACAAGCACGGCAATTCCTTGGCCTAGAATCTGAATCTGCAACTAAGCGTATCCTAGCAAACTTAGAATTAAGTAGTACAGGAAAAACAAAAGGACGCGTTTACTATTTAGATAGACTACTCGAGTAA
- the hpf gene encoding ribosome hibernation-promoting factor, HPF/YfiA family produces the protein MKYNIRGENVEVTGAIKEYIEKKVSKLERYFDTPPKSDVNVNLSVYKEEQKIEITIPMINLLLRAEEQHTDLYAAVDLVVDKLERQIRKYKTKVNRKARQQGAPKHIFAEMEKEIEEGYDEEEDGLEVVRTKRFDLKPMDSEEAILQMDMLGHTFYVFTDAESGDTNVVYRRKDGKYGLIETS, from the coding sequence ATGAAATATAACATTCGTGGAGAAAACGTTGAGGTAACAGGGGCAATAAAAGAATACATTGAGAAAAAGGTTAGTAAGTTAGAACGTTATTTTGATACACCCCCAAAATCAGATGTAAACGTGAATCTAAGTGTCTATAAAGAAGAACAAAAAATTGAAATTACCATCCCGATGATAAATCTATTATTGCGTGCTGAGGAACAACATACTGATTTGTATGCCGCAGTTGATTTAGTAGTAGATAAGTTAGAAAGACAAATTCGGAAATATAAAACAAAAGTTAATCGCAAAGCTCGTCAACAAGGTGCACCAAAACATATTTTTGCGGAAATGGAAAAAGAAATAGAAGAAGGATACGATGAGGAAGAAGATGGTTTAGAAGTTGTTCGTACAAAACGATTTGACTTAAAACCAATGGATTCTGAAGAAGCGATCCTACAAATGGATATGCTTGGACATACATTCTATGTATTCACAGATGCAGAATCAGGAGACACAAACGTTGTCTATCGACGTAAAGATGGAAAATACGGTCTAATTGAAACAAGTTAA
- a CDS encoding PHP domain-containing protein: MKIDFHSHVKISKKSMFMPDYFAEMMEEASKSGLTALAMTEHFNTKRFMDIYDYIDGKYTYENGYYVVGDIRVFPGIEVDVKEVGHILLIGDRNDILEIRSALEPYTDPANFIEFDQLMDFAAEYNILKIGAHPFRKGTPLTHLLPEQLRRLDALDLNGKDLYAQGVEPYYTQLIDFAKELGLPIVGGSDTHQFLQYSAVFNQFEQVCSTVGELKTAIRNGNYQVEIADNLMIKVKAAALVKKYMKKLLEDQTAVR, translated from the coding sequence ATGAAAATTGATTTTCATAGTCATGTAAAAATATCAAAAAAATCAATGTTTATGCCAGATTATTTTGCAGAAATGATGGAAGAGGCGAGTAAAAGTGGATTAACGGCACTTGCCATGACAGAGCATTTTAATACGAAACGATTTATGGACATTTATGATTATATCGATGGCAAATATACTTATGAAAATGGCTATTATGTAGTTGGCGATATCCGTGTTTTTCCTGGCATTGAGGTTGATGTCAAAGAGGTTGGACATATCTTATTGATAGGTGATCGCAACGATATATTGGAGATCCGTTCTGCACTTGAACCTTACACAGACCCAGCCAATTTTATTGAATTTGATCAATTGATGGATTTTGCGGCGGAATATAATATTTTGAAAATTGGTGCTCATCCATTTCGTAAGGGTACCCCATTAACACATTTACTGCCAGAACAATTACGCCGATTAGATGCACTAGATTTAAATGGTAAAGATTTATACGCACAAGGTGTGGAACCATACTATACGCAATTGATCGATTTTGCGAAAGAACTAGGTTTACCAATTGTCGGAGGTAGTGATACCCATCAATTCCTCCAGTATAGCGCTGTGTTTAATCAGTTTGAACAAGTATGCTCTACTGTTGGGGAACTAAAGACGGCAATTAGGAATGGGAATTATCAAGTAGAGATAGCAGACAATTTAATGATAAAAGTAAAAGCAGCTGCATTAGTGAAAAAATATATGAAAAAGTTGTTAGAAGATCAAACAGCTGTTAGATAA
- a CDS encoding energy-coupling factor transporter transmembrane component T family protein produces the protein MEYTRKFSDKLSVEQMKIELLNTAYGNGDTFLAKLDPRTLFTWYLFFGIVPWFIHNQVVLLGMFALMVVLTFFAKVSPLIVFILCLGLLGQGGYLLIASLFFGGDVSVIIPLLVLTLKLSVISLASIIVFCSMDPEKLSNGLLKIGVPGQVSFSIAYGYRMLPSLLEEYHHVFLSFRLRGKAPVRHGFLYWRSITYFCKIAVLSFYPLLLSTAKRARTTVEALETKGSFYGFNHPKVKKIKLAHLRMRRRDYAFLVLSIVYMVGVFMLGTIS, from the coding sequence ATGGAATATACGCGTAAGTTCTCCGATAAATTATCAGTAGAACAGATGAAAATCGAATTATTAAATACTGCTTATGGAAATGGTGATACATTTTTAGCAAAATTAGATCCGCGTACACTGTTTACTTGGTATCTCTTTTTCGGTATTGTGCCTTGGTTTATTCATAATCAAGTTGTCTTGTTAGGGATGTTTGCGTTGATGGTTGTGCTTACTTTTTTCGCGAAAGTCAGTCCGTTAATTGTCTTTATCCTTTGTTTAGGCTTACTTGGACAAGGCGGTTATCTTTTAATCGCATCACTCTTTTTTGGTGGCGATGTATCGGTAATTATTCCATTGCTCGTCTTGACGTTAAAACTGTCGGTGATCTCGCTTGCTAGTATTATTGTCTTTTGTTCAATGGATCCCGAGAAATTGAGTAATGGCCTGTTGAAAATTGGTGTTCCTGGCCAGGTTTCGTTCAGTATTGCGTATGGATACCGGATGCTTCCTAGTTTGTTAGAGGAATATCATCATGTTTTCTTATCATTTCGCTTACGTGGAAAAGCACCAGTTCGACATGGCTTTTTATACTGGCGCTCGATTACTTACTTTTGTAAAATAGCTGTCTTATCGTTTTATCCGCTGTTATTAAGCACAGCGAAGCGGGCACGAACAACTGTTGAAGCACTAGAAACGAAAGGTAGCTTCTACGGATTCAACCATCCAAAAGTGAAAAAGATTAAACTAGCCCATTTGCGAATGAGACGTAGAGATTACGCGTTTTTAGTTTTATCGATTGTTTATATGGTTGGTGTGTTTATGTTAGGAACTATTTCTTAA
- a CDS encoding ABC transporter ATP-binding protein, whose protein sequence is MTAQIEIDQVTFQYPGGDAPVLENVSLSLEKGTFVAIMGSNGSGKSTLCKLLNGLIPHYYVGDFSGKVTVNDLVTTEQKVAELSHDVGYVYQDFENQLVSPRVLEDASFAPLNFGYADFKERGKRALDRVGLVGYDQEFIWQLSGGQKHLLALAGALSLDPDILIIDEPVAQLDPQHAEEIYQILQRLNEEDGKTIIVIEHHTEFIASYCKEVVLMDQGKVVWKKETNAALQNVEALVASQIYPPQVTQASYQLGNTQAVKLPITLAQARTFFEKEERVGSLLEESVEVRPLRETIVEMKDVSFSYKTITRSKNQVLNGIDLTIHHGDHIALVGNNGAGKSSLMRLITALVKPEAGNVMVKNMNTRDVSPEKLADLVTYVYQNPEQMFIEDSVRKDVEFFLKARKVEGYQEKVDKILEQFELTDLQDRDSRLMSGGQQRRASLAIGVAMDPEVILLDEPTANLDIATRKHITRLISDLEEIAAVVIATHDMQLVAEWANRIIVLNNGQIIHDGDRASVFGNAALLDRAGLKAPQILELSKALQVEPLAYTVTDFVAAWKQKEEFDGIYA, encoded by the coding sequence ATGACTGCACAAATTGAAATTGATCAGGTTACGTTTCAATATCCAGGTGGTGATGCACCCGTTTTAGAGAATGTATCCTTATCTTTAGAAAAAGGTACATTCGTCGCAATCATGGGTAGTAACGGTAGTGGTAAATCAACCTTATGTAAGCTTCTTAATGGCTTGATTCCACATTATTATGTAGGAGATTTCAGTGGAAAAGTAACTGTCAATGATCTTGTAACAACCGAACAAAAAGTAGCAGAACTGTCTCATGATGTTGGCTATGTGTATCAAGATTTTGAGAACCAATTGGTGAGTCCACGTGTTTTAGAAGACGCGAGCTTTGCGCCACTAAATTTTGGCTATGCTGATTTTAAAGAACGGGGAAAACGTGCTTTAGATCGTGTTGGTTTAGTCGGGTATGATCAAGAATTCATCTGGCAATTAAGTGGTGGTCAAAAGCATCTATTAGCTCTAGCTGGTGCGTTATCACTTGATCCTGATATTTTAATTATTGATGAACCTGTCGCACAACTCGATCCCCAACACGCGGAAGAGATCTATCAGATTTTACAAAGGCTAAATGAAGAAGATGGCAAGACAATTATCGTAATTGAACACCATACAGAATTTATTGCATCATATTGTAAAGAGGTTGTTTTAATGGATCAAGGAAAAGTGGTTTGGAAAAAAGAGACAAATGCTGCCTTGCAAAATGTAGAGGCGTTGGTTGCTAGTCAAATCTATCCGCCGCAAGTAACGCAAGCATCTTATCAACTTGGGAATACGCAAGCTGTGAAATTACCGATCACACTAGCGCAAGCACGCACTTTTTTTGAAAAAGAAGAGCGAGTAGGAAGTCTGCTTGAAGAATCTGTCGAAGTAAGACCATTGCGTGAAACGATAGTCGAAATGAAGGACGTTAGTTTTTCCTATAAAACGATTACGCGATCGAAAAATCAAGTCTTAAATGGAATTGACTTAACGATTCATCATGGCGATCATATTGCATTAGTTGGCAATAACGGTGCAGGAAAATCTTCATTAATGCGTCTGATCACAGCCTTGGTTAAACCTGAAGCAGGCAATGTAATGGTTAAGAATATGAATACACGGGATGTTTCACCCGAGAAGTTGGCTGATCTTGTCACCTATGTCTATCAAAATCCAGAGCAAATGTTTATCGAGGATAGTGTACGTAAAGATGTTGAATTTTTCTTAAAAGCTAGGAAAGTAGAAGGCTATCAAGAAAAGGTTGATAAGATTCTCGAGCAATTCGAATTAACGGATTTACAGGATAGGGATAGCAGATTGATGAGTGGGGGACAGCAACGCCGGGCATCACTTGCGATTGGTGTTGCGATGGATCCAGAAGTGATTCTCTTAGATGAACCTACAGCAAACTTGGATATTGCGACCCGTAAACATATTACTAGATTAATTAGTGATTTAGAAGAAATTGCCGCAGTAGTAATCGCGACACATGATATGCAGCTTGTTGCAGAATGGGCGAATCGAATTATTGTCTTAAACAACGGGCAAATCATCCATGATGGTGATCGAGCTTCTGTGTTTGGTAATGCAGCATTGTTAGATCGCGCTGGATTGAAAGCACCGCAAATATTGGAGCTTAGTAAAGCACTACAGGTTGAACCTTTAGCTTATACGGTAACTGATTTTGTTGCTGCTTGGAAGCAGAAGGAGGAATTTGATGGAATATACGCGTAA
- a CDS encoding cell division protein FtsQ: MSQLKKERYTLTQAQKMMVFILSMSLYGLSNMITELVPSVNLGPIEFSIEYFAFIPLTLCMLFHPLYAAIGAALGEVIFGEIMLGQFGGFGELEKFIAFSLAMYIAGTLVRDPRNKRQVAVAAMMGVIIHQAISSMVDIMKVWVGVEELEAVSGLAESVVIIEGFAFLNDVLFSGILFALLPTVYLVPRLYGKMEPLLGMKPRDNQTRYSLGEIVGPRLVVLGIFLAGAAFLFEYLSEAGFNWEWEADFVGMFGDGFIWVSIAVAAIVAGITIAVMIKKKATNLEEERIS, from the coding sequence ATGAGTCAATTAAAAAAAGAGCGCTACACATTAACACAAGCACAGAAAATGATGGTATTTATTTTATCAATGTCCTTATACGGTTTATCGAACATGATAACAGAATTGGTACCATCGGTTAATCTCGGTCCAATTGAATTTTCAATTGAGTATTTTGCTTTTATCCCACTTACGTTATGTATGTTGTTTCATCCGTTATATGCCGCAATTGGTGCGGCATTAGGGGAAGTTATTTTTGGCGAAATTATGCTTGGTCAATTCGGTGGATTTGGTGAATTAGAGAAGTTTATTGCTTTCTCATTAGCCATGTATATTGCTGGTACACTCGTGCGTGATCCACGTAATAAACGCCAAGTTGCGGTTGCAGCAATGATGGGTGTCATTATTCACCAAGCGATTAGCTCGATGGTTGATATTATGAAAGTTTGGGTTGGGGTGGAAGAGTTAGAAGCAGTATCTGGCTTAGCAGAGAGTGTCGTTATTATTGAAGGATTTGCGTTTTTAAATGATGTTCTGTTCTCCGGTATTCTGTTTGCTTTACTTCCAACGGTATACTTGGTTCCGCGTTTATACGGGAAGATGGAGCCTTTACTTGGGATGAAACCTCGTGATAATCAGACAAGGTATTCGCTTGGTGAAATTGTTGGGCCGCGTTTAGTTGTACTTGGGATCTTCTTAGCTGGTGCAGCGTTTCTATTTGAATATTTATCAGAGGCTGGTTTTAATTGGGAATGGGAAGCGGACTTTGTTGGGATGTTTGGTGATGGATTTATCTGGGTTAGTATTGCAGTCGCTGCAATCGTGGCAGGTATTACAATTGCTGTAATGATCAAGAAAAAGGCTACCAATTTAGAAGAAGAAAGGATTTCATAA
- a CDS encoding MurR/RpiR family transcriptional regulator gives MISFDWDTSSMSPTQVKIANYIQKNTQQVLLSTENEIAIAVNVSIASVSRFWQAVGFHNFKAFKKKMQTSLEVSPAGKWKDLIDKVEKQSSLQFHTLEAAVHHLHQTMEYVSNHAFQKAVSLLTEARKVYLYSPGPSLGLATLMQYRMSRFDCDISIIQQGGSEIFEELMHVKQTDVVVIFGFVRLLPEAKVILDHAKKVGYQTIIITDQVIFDFAKEADVVLFASRGEEHAFHSMIAPTFLIENLIISIGMQHTAENVNRLEKLSELRKKYENKLPR, from the coding sequence ATGATCAGTTTCGATTGGGATACGTCATCCATGTCACCAACGCAAGTTAAAATTGCAAATTATATTCAAAAAAATACCCAACAGGTCTTGCTCTCAACGGAAAATGAAATTGCGATTGCAGTTAATGTTAGCATTGCTTCTGTCTCCCGTTTTTGGCAGGCTGTCGGTTTTCACAATTTCAAAGCATTCAAAAAAAAGATGCAGACAAGCCTAGAAGTCTCACCCGCTGGAAAATGGAAGGATTTAATAGATAAAGTAGAAAAACAGTCCTCCTTGCAATTTCATACATTAGAAGCTGCGGTTCATCATTTACATCAAACGATGGAATATGTCTCCAACCATGCTTTTCAAAAGGCAGTTTCATTGCTTACGGAAGCTAGAAAAGTTTATTTGTATAGTCCTGGGCCATCACTTGGTTTGGCTACATTAATGCAGTACCGCATGAGTCGCTTTGACTGTGACATATCAATTATTCAGCAAGGCGGTAGCGAAATTTTTGAAGAGCTAATGCATGTGAAGCAAACTGATGTTGTCGTTATCTTTGGCTTTGTCCGCCTACTTCCTGAAGCAAAAGTGATTTTAGACCATGCTAAAAAGGTTGGCTATCAAACGATTATTATTACCGATCAAGTCATATTCGATTTTGCCAAGGAAGCTGATGTTGTCTTATTTGCAAGTCGTGGCGAAGAACACGCTTTTCACTCAATGATTGCACCAACTTTTTTAATAGAGAATTTAATTATTTCGATTGGCATGCAACATACAGCTGAAAATGTAAATAGATTGGAAAAATTAAGCGAATTAAGAAAAAAGTATGAAAATAAATTACCTAGATAA
- a CDS encoding methyl-accepting chemotaxis protein encodes MNEIEKMKWQDLLKKNTLMLIVMSITLATGTINAFFGSDTTTLLFYLAELLIGIIAYVLLQRIWKKPTIVPYLFITTFYGSIYIFLFTQGGSAQIVLILFFLTVFSAIQMKRGIFLYGYVLGLGIIFFNSMTAEATVVKELVSYTVLLYLLFGLIFFVLIHLSSQQNKRLGDMLADSAQYNLDKERQRTIIEQSVTSIVEKISEVNEQLQTNVISQNEMTIAINEIAVGSQTQSEQITDISENTIQTKQSIDHVHSTSEMLYKESIQASELTDNGKKKMDSLNQNNQAVESVINQLNNTFAVLTNKIAETNQFAGTIRDITEQTNLLALNASIEAARAGEAGKGFAVVADEIRKLADNTQQITEKITGNLTELNTSNQEAIEQMALSKEKISYGVTSSNEVTSYFEQIATTMSKLHSELKSFTTMAEKVQGQSNQVEGSTNDLAAIIQQASASLEELSASVTEQTDSNKQLAVIMEETVKEAQQIKENF; translated from the coding sequence TTGAATGAAATAGAAAAAATGAAGTGGCAAGATCTACTGAAGAAAAATACGTTAATGTTGATCGTCATGTCGATCACGTTAGCTACTGGTACAATAAATGCATTTTTTGGGAGTGATACGACAACACTATTATTCTATCTTGCAGAACTACTGATCGGTATTATCGCATACGTATTATTACAACGCATATGGAAAAAACCAACAATTGTCCCATACCTATTCATCACGACATTTTATGGATCGATTTATATCTTTTTATTTACACAAGGTGGAAGTGCACAAATAGTTTTAATCTTGTTCTTTCTAACTGTTTTCTCCGCCATACAAATGAAGCGTGGTATATTTTTATATGGCTATGTACTAGGACTAGGAATCATCTTTTTTAATTCAATGACAGCAGAAGCAACTGTTGTAAAAGAATTAGTTAGTTACACCGTCTTACTTTACTTATTATTTGGCTTGATCTTCTTTGTATTAATTCACTTATCCAGTCAACAAAATAAGCGTCTAGGCGACATGTTAGCTGATTCAGCACAATATAATCTAGATAAAGAAAGACAACGTACGATTATCGAACAAAGCGTCACATCTATTGTCGAAAAAATTTCTGAAGTGAATGAACAACTACAAACAAATGTCATATCACAAAATGAGATGACAATCGCCATCAATGAAATTGCTGTAGGAAGTCAAACACAATCTGAACAAATTACGGATATTTCGGAGAACACGATTCAAACAAAACAAAGTATTGACCATGTCCACAGTACATCAGAAATGCTATATAAAGAGTCAATTCAAGCAAGTGAATTAACCGACAATGGTAAGAAAAAAATGGACAGTCTTAACCAAAATAACCAAGCAGTGGAAAGTGTGATCAACCAATTAAACAATACCTTTGCTGTGTTAACTAATAAAATCGCTGAAACCAATCAATTTGCGGGGACAATTAGAGATATTACCGAACAAACTAATCTACTAGCATTAAATGCATCAATCGAAGCGGCCCGTGCAGGTGAGGCTGGAAAAGGATTTGCAGTTGTAGCAGACGAAATTCGCAAACTAGCAGATAACACACAACAAATAACCGAGAAAATCACAGGTAATCTAACGGAACTTAACACGAGTAACCAAGAAGCAATTGAGCAAATGGCCCTAAGCAAAGAAAAAATTTCCTATGGCGTTACCTCATCAAATGAAGTAACAAGCTATTTTGAACAAATTGCTACAACAATGAGTAAGCTCCACAGTGAATTAAAAAGTTTCACTACAATGGCCGAAAAAGTGCAAGGCCAATCAAACCAAGTTGAAGGATCAACCAATGACCTTGCAGCGATCATCCAACAAGCTTCCGCTAGTTTAGAAGAATTAAGTGCTTCTGTCACAGAACAAACAGACAGCAACAAACAACTAGCGGTTATTATGGAAGAGACAGTTAAGGAAGCACAACAGATTAAAGAGAACTTTTAG